Proteins encoded within one genomic window of Oncorhynchus masou masou isolate Uvic2021 chromosome 1, UVic_Omas_1.1, whole genome shotgun sequence:
- the LOC135547650 gene encoding fibrous sheath CABYR-binding protein-like codes for MGGKLSKRKKGYDVSDPKDKKEEITVAAVSAVEAVTHVVESKAPAPVAELAAKTAPKVSAAVEEAVESTVVAITEATEEALSAIEAVAKGATAEPAAVPDESVAAPAEPAPAVEEPVASEEPATAPEDPAPAAAPEEPAAPEKPVAAQEEPAPAAEEPVASREPAAAPEEPAATEEPVAAPEEPAAVAEEPAAATEELAAPEEPVAAPEEPASPEEPAASPEEPAASPEEPAAAPEEPAAAPEELAAAPEELAAAPEEPAAATDKTEAPEEPAALKEPAAAPKEPAVEEPVPETPVPEEPATAPKEPAPEEPAAAQKQPAPEEPAAAPKEPAVEEPPSEEPAAAPKETAPEEPEAAPKEPAPEEPVAASVELAAAPEKASEATEQATEVTAEITDTTEPEPAAPEPETESVTGKAPETEAVVEAPVVAEAASPAPEEEPASVAEAVSESATEAAAEPEADSIPQPAAEELPLPVEESVAELESEAADAVTEVAEPDTADIAEPIPEIIISESAAPAAAEEASAEQEEAVLDNKEVVSSVEATAEPSAPEVNGECQEQAVEPAAVSAPEPQQKECVNGIDKPEDAVEVQSYCELKKNLNLPGDIQIPEAIGEAISQAVDLV; via the coding sequence ATGGGAGGCAAGCTAAGCAAGCGGAAGAAGGGGTACGATGTCAGCGACCCAAAGGACAAGAAGGAGGAGATTACTGTGGCTGCTGTGAGTGCCGTTGAGGCCGTGACCCATGTTGTGGAGAGCAAAGCACCAGCTCCGGTCGCTGAGTTGGCAGCGAAGACTGCTCCTAAGGTGTCTGCTGCGGTGGAGGAAGCAGTGGAGTCGACAGTGGTAGCCATCACAGAAGCGACAGAAGAGGCACTGTCAGCTATAGAGGCCGTGGCCAAGGGGGCCACCGCAGAGCCAGCGGCTGTACCAGATGAATCCGTGGCAGCACCGGCAGAACCAGCGCCAGCAGTAGAAGAACCAGTGGCTTCAGAAGAACCAGCCACAGCACCAGAGGACCCAGCACCAGCTGCAGCACCAGAAGAACCTGCAGCCCCAGAAAAGCCAGTGGCGGCACAGGAAGAACCTGCGCCAGCAGCAGAAGAACCGGTGGCTTCAAGAGAACCAGCTGCAGCACCAGAAGAACCTGCAGCCACAGAAGAGCCAGTGGCAGCACCGGAAGAACCTGCAGCAGTAGCAGAGGAACCAGCCGCAGCTACAGAAGAGCTTGCAGCTCCAGAAGAGCCCGTGGCAGCACCGGAAGAACCTGCATCACCAGAGGAACCGGCAGCATCACCAGAAGAACCAGCGGCATCACCAGAGGAACCAGCGGCAGCACCAGAGGAACCAGCGGCAGCACCAGAGGAACTTGCGGCAGCACCAGAGGAACTTGCGGCAGCACCAGAGGAACCTGCAGCAGCAACAGATAAAACAGAGGCACCGGAAGAACCAGCGGCACTAAAGGAACCAGCGGCTGCACCAAAAGAGCCTGCAGTGGAAGAGCCTGTACCAGAAACGCCTGTACCAGAAGAGCCTGCAACAGCACCAAAAGAACCTGCACCAGAAGAGCCTGCAGCAGCCCAAAAACAACCTGCACCAGAAGAGCCTGCAGCAGCACCAAAAGAGCCTGCAGTGGAAGAGCCTCCATCAGAAGAGCCTGCGGCAGCACCAAAAGAGACTGCACCAGAGGAGCCTGAGGCAGCACCAAAAGAGCCTGCACCAGAAGAGCCTGTGGCAGCCTCTGTGGAGCTAGCTGCAGCACCAGAAAAGGCTTCTGAGGCTACAGAACAAGCCACAGAGGTGACAGCTGAGATTACAGACACTACAGAACCAGAGCCTGCCGCTCCAGAGCCTGAAACAGAGTCTGTTACAGGGAAGGCCCCAGAAACTGAGGCTGTGGTCGAGGCACCAGTAGTGGCAGAAGCAGCTTCACCCGCCCCGGAGGAGGAGCCTGCATCAGTTGCAGAAGCCGTGTCAGAGTCAGCCACAGAGGCAGCCGCAGAGCCAGAGGCAGATTCCATCCCACAACCAGCCGCTGAAGAGCTCCCCCTACCTGTAGAAGAATCTGTAGCAGAGCTTGAATCTGAAGCTGCTGATGCAGTAACTGAAGTAGCAGAGCCAGACACTGCCGACATCGCAGAACCCATCCCGGAGATCATCATTTCAGAATCTGCTGCACCTGCTGCTGCAGAGGAGGCCAGCGCTGAGCAAGAGGAGGCTGTGCTGGACAACAAGGAAGTTGTTTCCTCAGTGGAGGCTACTGCTGAGCCTTCTGCCCCTGAGGTCAATGGGGAGTGTCAGGAGCAGGCGGTCGAGCCGGCTGCCGTGTCTGCCCCGGAGCCACAGCAAAAGGAATGTGTCAACGGCATTGACAAGCCAGAGGATGCCGTTGAGGTGCAAAGTTACTGCGAATTAAAAAAGAACTTGAACCTGCCTGGCGACATCCAGATTCCTGAGGCAATTGGTGAGGCAATAAGTCAGGCTGTAGACTTGGTCTGA